Below is a genomic region from Granulicella sibirica.
TTGGTACGGTATCAAAGGGTTTAGCTCTGCAGATTCTTCCATTCAGCCGCTTCTTTCGTAGCGAACGCCTCATAGCTCGGGGGATCGTGCCTCAGAAGCTTGGTGATGCTTGCCACTTCCGTCCCGGTGGAAGCAAATCCCCTCTCGAAATAATCTTTGACTTCATGCCCATGAAGTGGTTTTGGGAATCATGTCCACACAGGGCGGCTCGATAAACGAGCCGCCCTTGGTCCTAGTCTGGCCCGACAAGATCAATCAATGAATCAAGAATCCATTTCTGTTCGTCGTAACGTGAAACACGTCGGCTTACATCGAGCGGCATCGACGGCATGAGTTCTCCTAGGGGATGGTCTGTGGCGAAATCGTCGGAGCGAAAGTGAGCTTCGATTCTTGAATTCTAGATGGGGGAAAGAGGGCTGCATATAACAGGTTTATTTACGTCCGAACCGAAGCTGGAGGCATCACCATTCGCAAAAACGTTATGCCTGTCAAGTACGAGGGGATAGTGGCCCGTGCAAGACAGTTCACTGATTGGGTAGTGGGAGCGGCGCTGCGCTCAATCCCCGACAATTGGAAGGTCAATATCTTGAGTTTGCTCTGAGAAGATCACGTTGGTCGAGCGCGAGGGAAGCGCTGCCCATGCGACGCAGGAAGAGACAATGGATGTATATCAGAGCACTAGCAATTGCGGTCTAGTGCGTGAATCCCCAGCCTATCCGCCATTCTAATTAGCTCGGCTAGTGATTGGGCACCCATCTTTCGCATCACCTGGCCGCGCTGAATCCCGATCGTGAACCCGCTGTTCCCTAATTCCGCTGCTGTATTCTTGTTCGCGAACCCTGATACCACGAAGGGAAGAACTTCGCGCTCACGCGGAGTCAACTTTGCGTACCGCTTGCGCAACTCCGATTGCTGAAATCTCGCTTCTCGCGCAGCGCGATCGCGCATGAGCGCCTCCTCTACTACCGGAAAGAGCGTGTCTTTCTTGACCGGCTTGAGGAGAAATTCAATCGCGCCGGACTTAATAGCCCTAACCGAGGTCGGAATGTCGCCATGACCTGTAATGAAGATAATGGGTGGACCATGACCTTCGCGGATTTGCTTCTGCACCGCAAGGCCGTTGATATCTGGTAATTCAAGATCAAGTATCAAACAGCTAGGACAATCGGGTTTGCTTGACTCTAGAAACTCAGTCGCTGTCGCAAAAGCAACCACACAGTAGCCGGCCGAAGTTAATAAACTGCAAAAAGCCTCACGCACCCTAAGGTCGTCGTCGACAATGAAGACCATGGGAGACTCTTGAGTTTTCATGATCGATCCCAGCGCCCTACGGGTAGAGTAAAGCGAAAAGACGCCCCCGGACTCTCACATGGCTCCATCCAAATCCGACCTCTGTGCGCTTCAATAATGGATTTGCAAATTGACAGACCCATCCCGATACCGTGATCCTTGGTAGTAAAGAAGCTTTCGAAAACGTCGTTTCCATCCTTCACCCCAATACCCTGGTCCCGGACTTCAATCAACAGCTCCTCATTGCTTTGTTGGCTCAGCCGCACGATAACTCTTCGTGGCAGCTCGTTGATTCCTTCCATGGCATCCATTGCGTTGATAAGCAAGTTGAGGATCACTTGTTGGATCTGCACTCGGTCGCCCCATACTACGGGCAGATTGCCTTGCCAGTCAGTCTGAACGGCTATCTGACGTTTTGAGAGTTCATTTTGGACTAGCCGAAGCACTTCGGAAATAATTTCGGTAAGGTTGAGCGGACTCGCCACCGGGGCCGATCTCCTGAACAGTTCTCTCACACGGGTCATGACATCACCCGCCCCATTAGCATCGCGGACAATCCTGCCGATGTCACGACGAGCATTCGGCAGGTTCAAGGTTCTTTCGTCCAACCAGTGCATCGAAGCTTCGGCGTTCGATAGGATTGCAGCGACTGGTTGACTGACTTCATGAACAATCGACGCAGCAAGCTCGCCGGCGGTCGCGACTCTCATCGCTCGTGCAAGACTCAAATGCAGTCGTTGTACCTCTTGCTCTCTGCGATGTGGTTCATTCATATCCACCAGCAATCCATACCAGCGGATGATTTTTCCCGATGAGTTTCGCAGGGGCCAACCACAACTCTGAAACCAACGATAAGCTCCATCCGGCTGCATGCGTTGAAATTCAGCTTGAAAGGGTTCTCCGGTGGCCACGGCATGATTCCATTGGTGGGTGACCTCGTCCACGAACTCCGGATGAATGCGGCTCAGCCAGCTCTGGGCCGCCAACTCACCGGCTTCATCAGCGGGACGGTAACTTAGGTAGTGTCCATTGATGGAATCGACGTACCCATCCGCCGCCGCGGACCATAGCCCAGGTATCGTCTTGACGGTAAGACGCAGCATTTCTTCGCTTTCACGGATTGCCTGTTCTCGAAGATGTTGCTCGTTGACGTCCATGGTCGTACCCACTATCTCAATAACGTCTCCCTTCGCGTTCATTACAGGGTGAGCGATCACCTGCATCTGTCTGATTTTGCCGTCCGGATCAACAATCCGAAAATACGATAAGAATTCTGCACGCACCCCGGCCGCGATTTCTTCCAACCCAACGTCTACCGATGAGAGATCTTCGGGATGGATCCTCCCAGCAATGAGTTCGAACGTGGGAGATGTAGTATCCGGGTCACACCCTAGAATTCGAAACATTTCTTTTGACCATGAAGGGAAGCAATTATTCTGTATATCCCATGTCCAGCTGCCACAGTGGGTCATGCGCTGTGCCTCATTCAAAAAGCTCTCGCTTTTCCTCGCCCGTTGTTCCTCACTTTTTAGGTCGTCGATATTTATACAGGCGCCGTACCACTTCTCAATCTCTCCTGATTCCCCTCGCAGAGGGACAGTGTATGTGCTGAACCACCGGTATTGCCCATCCCGGCCACGAAGACGCGCCTCATAATTGCCAGCCCTGCCCGCAGCTATGTCCGCTTGACTCTGTTCAGCGTTCTGAGCGGCATCTTCGGGGTGCAAGATAACCCTCCATCCATCCCCGCGAGCCTCGTCGGCGGTGAGGCCTGTATAGTCCAGCCAGTTTTGATTGTGGAAGTCTGCGACACCGTCGCAATCCCGCGTGATCACCAAAATTGGAATGGTGTTCAGGGCTGGCCGAATCCAGTCGTCGGACCGAGGAATTTTAGCATAGAGCTCGACATTGCATAGTGATTGTGCTCCTTGAGCAGCAATCAGATCGAGAACCGCCCTCCGAGCCGGTGTGAACACCTTCGCCTTGAGGTTGTGTTCGAGGAAGAGGATCCCTTCAACCTCGACATCTCGGATGAGAGGAAGACAAAGCATGCAGCGGACTGTAGAGGAACGGAGGTACTCGTCTTCTGAGAAGGGGTGGCCCTCCGCGCAGTCTCCGATGCTAACCGCCTGCTTTGTGTCGATTAACCGCCTGAACACTTGTAGAGGACCTGCTGATGGTGAGCAATCAGTCTGCAACAGACTGACTTCGACTTCACCGCAATCCAAAAGCGCGGACGCTTCAATACGCAAGTTTCCGTCGCGGAGACGCACGAGCAGGCCACGATCCGCACCTCCATGTCTGAATGCTGCCTTCATCAGCGCGCTGAGCAGATTGTCATTGACCGTCTCTGAAGAAAGCGTCCGCACAATCTCCAAGGCGGTACTTAGTTCGACGAAACTCTCTAAATCGGTGCTTGGCGCAGCGGAAGGAACATCCGAAGAAGAATCATTGAAAGAAGAAAGCATAGCCTAGACCCTCCCGATATGGATTTTCCGGACCAACTGCTGGAGCGTACGCAGACCCCTCGGCACGGTTTGCATAAGTGCGACTAAGCTGATGCCGAAGCCGACAGACCAAACGGAGTTTCGTCGGCATTGCCGGCAGTAAACGTCAGCGCGGACAAAGTCCCCCTGTCATGTAGTCATATCGACGTCAAAAGGCTCCACATCAAACTATCGAATTCGGGTCGAGTCTCCGGCCCAAACTTTAACTTCGGCTGAACCGCAAGCAACGCACGCATAGCAAGCATTGCAGCACGATCTGGCAAGTTTTCCTTATGGTGCTTGATCATCCTTCACTCCAAGTGCTTGCGTGGTCGCCAGTGCGGACTGCTGGACGGCAGGCAGATTAGGACTTCCATGCCTCAGCTGTTTCTGTGGCAAAATCTTCGTAGCTATGTGGTGTACGACCAAGCAACTTCGTCAGGCGGACGACCTCCGTTTCGGTTGAGGCGAAGCCGCGCTCGAAGTAGCCCTGAAACATCATGCGGAGGTCGTAGGCGCTCCAGCTTGGCATCCGGGCGCGCATCCCGCGCTCCCACTGATCGAAGTCGTGACCGGTGTACTTGATCTCTTTGCCCAGCAATTTGCTCCACAGGGCTGCATTGCCTGGACCGCTGATAGGAGTAGGCGCAACGATGTCGTAAGTTTGACCTTCATGTCCCTCTTCAGTCAGTGAAATCGCTGCTACTTCGGCAATGTCTCTCACATCTGCCGCAGCAATGCCGGCGGTGCCGAGCGGCATGGGATACACGCCGGCCTTCGTCAACGCATCCCTGAGGCCCAGATCGTTCTGGATGTAATAGGCCGGACGCAGGATGGTGTACGGCATTCCAAATTCATGGAGGGCACCCTCCACTGCGAGTTTGGACGCAAAGTGAGGCACATCGCGAAACTGATCAACCTTGAAAACAGACAGATAGGTGATGTGCTTCAGGCCGACCCGCTTTGCGATGCCATAAGCGATCAGCGCCTGCGTCAACTCGTCCGTAACGACGGCGTTCAGGAGAAAGAGCTTATCCACTCCGTCCATTGCCTTTTCGACGGATACTGGGTCGAGCAGGTCTCCGATGGCAACGTCTACACCAGCCTGGGCCTTGCTGGCCTCGGGCTCCTTGCGCGCAAGCACACGGACGGCCGCACCCCGCTTCAGCAGCTCTGAAACCACGTTGCCACCGACATTGCCGGTGCCTCCAATTGCCAGAATCCTCATCTTTACCCTCCCGTAGTGCCTCGTTTGCAGCGTATTAGTCGTAGACAATGAACATGCAGATTGCGAACATTGTCTTAGTAAAGGATGCCTCGACTTAGTGGAATCGATATCTACTCAACCGCAAAGCGATATTGCATGAATGCAATTTGGAGACCAGTAACTGTAAGGGGGAACTTCAAGATTAGAGGATCATTACAGACTAGAATTGCTTTATGGAAGTAGCCGATCTAAATGACATCCGCATCTTTGCTGTGGTCGGACAGGAAGGCACCTTGACTTCCGCCGCGGGGAAGCTCAAGCTGCCAACCTCGACGGTGAGCAGAGCCCTGACGCGCTTGGAGAAAAGCTTGGGCGTTTTGCTCATCCGTAGGAGCTCCCGAGGGCTTGTC
It encodes:
- a CDS encoding response regulator transcription factor is translated as MVFIVDDDLRVREAFCSLLTSAGYCVVAFATATEFLESSKPDCPSCLILDLELPDINGLAVQKQIREGHGPPIIFITGHGDIPTSVRAIKSGAIEFLLKPVKKDTLFPVVEEALMRDRAAREARFQQSELRKRYAKLTPREREVLPFVVSGFANKNTAAELGNSGFTIGIQRGQVMRKMGAQSLAELIRMADRLGIHALDRNC
- a CDS encoding PAS domain-containing protein, with the protein product MLSSFNDSSSDVPSAAPSTDLESFVELSTALEIVRTLSSETVNDNLLSALMKAAFRHGGADRGLLVRLRDGNLRIEASALLDCGEVEVSLLQTDCSPSAGPLQVFRRLIDTKQAVSIGDCAEGHPFSEDEYLRSSTVRCMLCLPLIRDVEVEGILFLEHNLKAKVFTPARRAVLDLIAAQGAQSLCNVELYAKIPRSDDWIRPALNTIPILVITRDCDGVADFHNQNWLDYTGLTADEARGDGWRVILHPEDAAQNAEQSQADIAAGRAGNYEARLRGRDGQYRWFSTYTVPLRGESGEIEKWYGACINIDDLKSEEQRARKSESFLNEAQRMTHCGSWTWDIQNNCFPSWSKEMFRILGCDPDTTSPTFELIAGRIHPEDLSSVDVGLEEIAAGVRAEFLSYFRIVDPDGKIRQMQVIAHPVMNAKGDVIEIVGTTMDVNEQHLREQAIRESEEMLRLTVKTIPGLWSAAADGYVDSINGHYLSYRPADEAGELAAQSWLSRIHPEFVDEVTHQWNHAVATGEPFQAEFQRMQPDGAYRWFQSCGWPLRNSSGKIIRWYGLLVDMNEPHRREQEVQRLHLSLARAMRVATAGELAASIVHEVSQPVAAILSNAEASMHWLDERTLNLPNARRDIGRIVRDANGAGDVMTRVRELFRRSAPVASPLNLTEIISEVLRLVQNELSKRQIAVQTDWQGNLPVVWGDRVQIQQVILNLLINAMDAMEGINELPRRVIVRLSQQSNEELLIEVRDQGIGVKDGNDVFESFFTTKDHGIGMGLSICKSIIEAHRGRIWMEPCESPGASFRFTLPVGRWDRS
- a CDS encoding SDR family oxidoreductase; protein product: MRILAIGGTGNVGGNVVSELLKRGAAVRVLARKEPEASKAQAGVDVAIGDLLDPVSVEKAMDGVDKLFLLNAVVTDELTQALIAYGIAKRVGLKHITYLSVFKVDQFRDVPHFASKLAVEGALHEFGMPYTILRPAYYIQNDLGLRDALTKAGVYPMPLGTAGIAAADVRDIAEVAAISLTEEGHEGQTYDIVAPTPISGPGNAALWSKLLGKEIKYTGHDFDQWERGMRARMPSWSAYDLRMMFQGYFERGFASTETEVVRLTKLLGRTPHSYEDFATETAEAWKS